The genomic region AGGAGTGACCGCATGTTCTTCCGCCAGTTCCACCTGCCCTCGCTCGGGCACGCCTCCTACCTCGTCGGTGACGAGCGCACGGGACAGGCGCTGGTCCTCGATCCGCGCCGCGACGTCGGGGACTACTTCGCCGCCGCCCGCAGCCAGGGCCTGCGGATCACCCACGTGCTGGACACCCACGGGCACAACGACTACCTGTCGGGGCTGTCGGAGGTCGCCGGGCGCGCCGATGCCACCCGGCTCGGCTCCGCCGAGGGCGCGTTCGGCTACGACCACCAGCCCCTGAAGGACGGGCAGACCCTGGAGCTCGGCGACATCGGTCTGGAGGTGCTGCACACCCCGGGCCACACCCCCGAGCACCTGAGCCTGCTGGTGTACGACCGCGAGCTCGGCGACGAGCCGGCGCTCCTGCTGTCGGGCGGTGCGCTGCTCGTCGGCGACCTCGCCCGCCCCGACCTGCTCGGGGGGGCCGACGAGGCCCGCGAGGCCGCCCGGCGGTTCTGCCACACCATCCAGACCAAGATCCTGCCCCTGCCCGACCACGTCGAGGTCTGGCCCACCCACGTCGCCGGGTCGCTGTGCGGAGCCAACATCGGCAGCCGGCTGTCGACCACGGTGGGCTACGAACGTCGGGCCAACGCCATCCTCGCCGAGGTGTCATCCAAGGACGCGTTCGTCACCGAGTGCCTGCGCATGGACCACCTGCCCGCCGTCCCGCCCTACTGGCAGCGCATGCGCGCGCAGAACCTGGCCGGTGCCGACCGCCTGGGCATGCTCGGCGAGCCGCCCGCCCTGCAGCCGGCAGCCGTCGCCGAGGCGCAGGCCGGCGGGGCGCTGGTCCTGGACACCCGATCCCCGGAGGCCTTCGGGGGCAGCCACGTGCCCGGCGCGCTGAACGTCGCCGCGGGCTCGTCGTTCCCCACGTGGGCCGGCACCGTCGTGCCCGCCGACGCCCGGGTCCTGCTCGTGCTCGACACCCCCGACGACCTCTGGGCCGTGACCTGGGAACTGCTGCGGATCGGCTATCCCCCGCCGCTGGGCTGGCTGGCGGGCGGCATGCACGCGTGGCGCACCGCCGCCCTGCCGCTGGCCCGCCTGCCCCAGCACACCGTCTCCGAGCTGGCCGAGGCCCGCGACGACCGCACGGTGATCGACGTCCGCCAGCCCGCGGAGTGGGCGGGCGGGCACATCGACGGGGCGACGTTCATCACCGGTGCCGGTCTGCCCGACCGGCTCGACGAGGTGCCCCCCGGTCCCCTGGCGGTGATCTGCGGCAGCGGGTTCCGCTCCTCGGTGTCGGCGAGCCTGCTCGCCCACCACGGCCGCGACGACGTCGTCAACGTGCTGGGCGGCATGTCGGCCTGGCGCCAGGCCGGACACCCGACCACCACGGGCTGACGCGCCGGGCTACGCGCAGCGCGTCGCGTCGGTGGCGTCGACGGCGCGCGCACAGTGGGCGCGCCCTTGGGCAAAGGGCTCGACGGTCCACCCCCCGGCCGCTGACCGGAGCTCGACGAGGATGTCCTCACCCGCCACGGCGCCGTCGGGGACGGCACGCACCTCCACGACGCCGTGCGAGGCGCTCCAGTCGGTCATCCGGTGCGACACCTCGGCACGGGCTGCCCCGGCCCGCACGTGCGACGCGATGGCGTCGAGCGCCTCCTCGGGCGTCTGGTAGGTGATCCCGGAGCGCACTGGCCGGCTCCCGCTGAGGTCGACCTCGGACCAGGCCGTCGTCGGGTCCGCGCCGGTCAGCTGCTCGAGCAGACGCACCATGAAGGCGCTCATCTGGTCGCGGCGCACGTCGGCGCCGGGCCGGTAGGTGCCCTCGCCGTGGCCGCGGACCAACCCGATCTCGTGGGCGCCGTTGACCGCGGCGAAGTGGGCGTTGCCCGGCGGCACGTCGGAGAAGCGCTGGGTCTGGTCCGCCAGCTCCTCGCCCGTCGCGAACTGGGCGGCACGCAGCAGGAAGGACGCCATCTGGTCGCGGCGCACGGTCAGAGCCGGGCCGTACACGTCTGCCGGCTGTCCGCCGGGGCCGCCGTTGACGATCGCTGCGGCGGCGAGCCGGTGGACGCTCTCGTCGTGGGGTGAGCCGGGCTCCACATCGGTGAAGCGCTCGGCCCCCGCGGCGGGCAGCTCCACGTCGGCGGCGTCCAGGGCACGGGCGATGAACGACGCCATCTGGTCGCGCCGGACCGACCGGGCCGGGTGGAAGTGCCCGTCGGCGAACCCCTGGACGATCTCGCGGAGGAAGGCGCAGTCGACGGGGTAGCGGTGCAGGGCCGGCACGCTCTCCCGGTCGGCGATCGGCGCGGGCCCCACCACGGCGGGCGGGCACGGGCCGTCGTCCTGGGTCTGGGCGGCGGCCTCGCCCGCGGCGATGCCCGACCCCACCAGCAGCAGGCTCGCCGCCAGGAACCCGGCCCGCCACGCCGCGCCTTGCCATCCCCTGCCGGCCCCCGTCATCACAGACCCCTTCGCTCGACTGCTCGACTCGCGCGCCAGTGCCGACGCGGCGACACACAGGCTAACGCGACCGTCCCGGACGGGCTGCGCGGGAGCGCCTACTTGGTCGTCGCGCTGGCGTACGTGCGCGTGGCCAGGGGGACGAAGACCGCCAGGATGATCGCGATCCAGATCAGCGTGTAGGCCACGGGGTGGCGCAGGGACCACGCATCAGGCGGCGGCAGGCCGGCGGGGACGTTGCCGAACATCACCCGGGCGTTCTGGTGACCGCCGAGACGGGGTTCCACTCGGCCATGGTCTGCAGCGGACCGGGCAGCCGCTCGGCGAGCACGAACGTGTTCGCGATGAACGTCAGCGGGAAGATCACCATGAACGAGGCATTGTTGACGATCTCCACGCTCGGCACGATCAGGCCCACGTAGGCCATGATCCACGAGAAGGCGTAGGCGAACGCCAGCAGCAGCAGGAAGCCGCCGAGCGCCTCCAGCACCGACGTGTGGATCCGCCAGCCCACCAGCAACCCGGTCAGCGACATCACGACGATCGACAGCAGGTTGTAGACGATGTCGCTGGCGGTGCGACCGACCAGCACCGACGACCGCGACATGGGCAGCGACCGGAACCGGTCGATCACCCCCTTCTGCATGTCCTCGGCGATGCCGGCCCCGGTGAACGTGGCGCCGAAGATCACCGTCTGCGCGAAGATCCCGGCGATCAGGAACTCGCGGTAGTTCATGCCCGGGATCTCGATCGAGCCGCCGAACACGTAGGCGAACAGCAGCACGAACATGATCGGCGACATCAGCGTCCAGACCAGCACCTCGGGGACACGGCGGATCTTGATCAGGTTGCGCTTCGCGACGACGGCGCCGTCGGCGAGGGCGTGGGTGAGCGAGGTCATGCGATCGACTCCTGATCCTCGGGGGCTGCCGCCTGGGGTCCCGCCGCGGCACCGTCCGCGGCGTGGCCCGTCAAGGCCAGGAACACGTCGTCCAGGGTCGGGCGGCGCAGGCCCACGTCGACCGCGGCAATGCCTGCGGCGTCCAGGTGGCGAAGCGCCGCCATCAGCGACTCGGGACCCCCGTTGACCGGCGCGGTCAGGGTCCGGGTGTGCTCCTCGACGAGGATCTCACCGTCGGCGACCCGGCCCAGCTCGGTGCGGGCCGCCGCGATGTCGCCGGCCGAGGCGACCACCAGCTCGACGCGTTCA from Egibacteraceae bacterium harbors:
- a CDS encoding rhodanese-like domain-containing protein, which produces MFFRQFHLPSLGHASYLVGDERTGQALVLDPRRDVGDYFAAARSQGLRITHVLDTHGHNDYLSGLSEVAGRADATRLGSAEGAFGYDHQPLKDGQTLELGDIGLEVLHTPGHTPEHLSLLVYDRELGDEPALLLSGGALLVGDLARPDLLGGADEAREAARRFCHTIQTKILPLPDHVEVWPTHVAGSLCGANIGSRLSTTVGYERRANAILAEVSSKDAFVTECLRMDHLPAVPPYWQRMRAQNLAGADRLGMLGEPPALQPAAVAEAQAGGALVLDTRSPEAFGGSHVPGALNVAAGSSFPTWAGTVVPADARVLLVLDTPDDLWAVTWELLRIGYPPPLGWLAGGMHAWRTAALPLARLPQHTVSELAEARDDRTVIDVRQPAEWAGGHIDGATFITGAGLPDRLDEVPPGPLAVICGSGFRSSVSASLLAHHGRDDVVNVLGGMSAWRQAGHPTTTG
- a CDS encoding S-layer homology domain-containing protein, coding for MTGAGRGWQGAAWRAGFLAASLLLVGSGIAAGEAAAQTQDDGPCPPAVVGPAPIADRESVPALHRYPVDCAFLREIVQGFADGHFHPARSVRRDQMASFIARALDAADVELPAAGAERFTDVEPGSPHDESVHRLAAAAIVNGGPGGQPADVYGPALTVRRDQMASFLLRAAQFATGEELADQTQRFSDVPPGNAHFAAVNGAHEIGLVRGHGEGTYRPGADVRRDQMSAFMVRLLEQLTGADPTTAWSEVDLSGSRPVRSGITYQTPEEALDAIASHVRAGAARAEVSHRMTDWSASHGVVEVRAVPDGAVAGEDILVELRSAAGGWTVEPFAQGRAHCARAVDATDATRCA
- a CDS encoding ABC transporter permease, with the protein product MTSLTHALADGAVVAKRNLIKIRRVPEVLVWTLMSPIMFVLLFAYVFGGSIEIPGMNYREFLIAGIFAQTVIFGATFTGAGIAEDMQKGVIDRFRSLPMSRSSVLVGRTASDIVYNLLSIVVMSLTGLLVGWRIHTSVLEALGGFLLLLAFAYAFSWIMAYVGLIVPSVEIVNNASFMVIFPLTFIANTFVLAERLPGPLQTMAEWNPVSAVTRTPG